A window of Clostridium taeniosporum genomic DNA:
CTCTTGAAACAATATCTTCATTACCATCTATTGTTATAGGTATGTTTGGATTATTAGTATTTGTTAATTTAGCTGGGTGGGGATATTCTATATTAGCAGGTGCTATATCTGTAAGTATTTTAAATATACCATCAATGACTAGAATTTCTGAAAATGCAATAAAAGTTGCTAGTAAAAAAGTAAAAGAAGCATCTTTAGGTTTAGGAGCAAGCAAGTGGCAAACTATAGCAAAACTTACAGTACCTATAGCAATGAGTGAGATTTTAACGGGAATAATATTATCTGCTGGAAGAATTTTTGGAGAAGCAGCAGCATTTTTATATACAGCTGGTTTAAGTTCTGGAAGACTAAATTTTAATCAAATAAGCTTAGTGGGAAATAAATCTGCATTTTCACTTTTTAGGCCAGCAGAGACTTTAGCTGTCCATATATGGAAATTGAACTCAGAAGGAATAGTTGTGGATGCATCTCAAATTGCTAATGGAACAGCAGCAGTATTAATAATAGCAGTACTTTTATTTAATATATTGGCAAGACTATTAGGAAATAGATTAATGAAATCTTATGGTGGAAAGTAGGGGAATATAATAAGATGAGTATTATAAGGACTAAGGATTTAAATTTATATTATGCTGAGAATCACGCCTTAAAAAATATAAATATGAATATAAATAAAAATGAAGTTACAGCATTAATAGGACCATCAGGTTGTGGTAAATCAACTTTCTTAAGAACTTTAAATAGAATGAATGACTTAATTGAAATTGTTAGAATAAAAGGTGAAGTTTTATTTGAAGATAAGGATATATATAAAGAATATGATGAAATTTATTTAAGAAAAAGGGTTGGAATGGTATTCCAAAGACCTAATCCGTTTCCAATGTCTATATATGATAATATAGCTTATGGTCCAAGGATTCATGGAACTAAGAATAAAAAAACATTAGATGAAATTGTTGAGAATAGTTTAAAAGGAGCAGCTCTTTGGGATGAAACAAAAGATAGATTAAAACAGAGTGCTATGAAGCTTTCAGGTGGTCAGCAACAAAGATTGTGCATAGCTAGAACTTTAGCAGTATCACCAGAAGTCATTTTAATGGATGAACCAACATCAGCATTAGATCCAATTTCAACTAATAAAACAGAAGAGTTAATAGAGCAGTTAAAAAAAGATTATACAGTAGTTATAGTAACTCATAATATGCAACAAGCAGGAAGAATAGCTGATAAAACAGCATTTTTCTTAAGTGGTGAAGTTGTGGAATTTGGAAAAACGGAAGATATATTTTATAATCCAAGAGATAAGAGGACGGAGGACTATATAACTGGTAGATTTGGTTAAGTGAAAGGGTGAGAATTAATGACAAGAGAATCTCAAGATTCAAGAATAAAAGAAATTAATAATCAACTATTAAAGATGACAAGTTTAGTAGAAAAACAAATATATGATAGTATGCTTTCTTTAAAAAATAATGATTCTGTTAAGGCAAATAAGGTTATAGGTTATGATGATAAAGTGGATGAGTTACAAAAAATAATAGAAGAAGATTGTATAAAGTTTATTGCTATGGAACAGCCGTTAGCTACAGATCTTAGAAGGGTTTTTACAGCTTCTAAAATAGTAACGGATTTAGAAAGAATGGCAGATCATGCAGTTGATATATGTAAGATAACTAAAAGGTTAGAAAAAGTAGTATTTAAAGAAAATATTAATGAACTATGGGATATGGAAGTAAGAGTAAGAGAAATGATTAGTTTATCTATAGATGCCTATATAAAAGATGATGTGGATTTTGCCTATAAAATATGTAAGATGGATGATGCTATAGATGATTTGTATAAAAGACTATTTGGGATTTGTATAAATGAAATTAAAAAGAATGAAAATTTAATTAATCAAGGAACTCAATTATTATTTGTAATAAAATATTTAGAAAGAATAGCAGATCATGTTACCAATATATGTGAATGGACGATTTTCTCAAAACATGGAACTTATGTGGATTTAAATGAATAAAAACATAGTAAGGCTAGGAAAAATTAATTTCCTAGCCTTATACTTTATTAATTAAGAATTTTAAGTTTTATTTTTAGAGTATATCAAATAAATTTAGTTTGAAATATAGTGTTTGCAATAACTAATTAGTTATTATATAATTAAACGTACTATAAATGAAGATAGGCTGTTATAATTAGGAGTGAAAAAATGAAAAATATTATAACAAAAGTAGAACAATATAGTATTGCTGAAGAAGTAGGAATAGAAGTAAATGATAGTTTAATATCTATTAATGAAATTCCAATAGGCGATATTATGGATTATAAATTTCTATCAGCAGATGAAGAAATAGTTCTGAAGATAGAAAAAGTTAATGGGGAAATTTGGGAGATAGAAGTAGAAAAAGAATATGGTGAAGACATAGGGCTTGAATTTGGCGGCGGTATAATGGATAAAGCTAAAAGATGCAGTAATAAATGTATCTTTTGTTTTATAGATCAGTTACCACCAGGGATGAGAGAAACTTTATATTTTAAAGATGATGATTCGAGATTATCTTTTCTTCAAGGAAATTTTGTTACTTTAACAAATATGAAAGAAGAAGATATTGATAGAATAATAAAATATCACATAAGTCCAATTAATGTATCAGTACATACAACAAACCCAGAACTTAGGGTGAAAATGTTGAATAATAGATTTGCAGGAAACATACTAGATAGATTAAAAAGATTAGCGAATGCAGGAATCACAATGAATACTCAGATAGTATGTATACCTGGAATAAATAATGGAAATGAATTAAAAAAAACAATAGAAGATTTATATGAGCTTTATCCATTTGTTGCTAGTGTGGCTGTTGTACCTATAGGAATAACTAAATTTAGAGAAAAACTTGCTCATGTAAACACATTTACTAAAGAGCAATCAGCACTAGAAATAGAAATGGTTAAAGCGCTTCAAGATAAATTTATGAAAGAAATGAATGAACCGTTTGTGAGATTGTCTGATGAATTTTATATAGTATCAGGTAAAGAAATTCCAAATGAAGATTTTTATAATGGATATGAACAATTAGAAGATGGAGTTGGAGTAGTAAGATATTTTAGAGATATTATAGATGACACTATAGATAATTTAGATGAAAAGGCAAAAGGAAGTTTTTCAATTGCTACTGGTGCTTTAGCTTATGATGAGATAATGGAAGCTAGAAATAAGATCTTGAAAAAAAATCCAAACATAAAACTAGATGTATATAAAGTAATAAACAATTATTTTGGAGAAACAATAACTATAACAGGACTTTTAACTGGAACTGACATAATAAATCAGCTAAAGGGTAAAATAAGAACTAAATATTTATTAATGGCTGATTGCATGTTTAGAAAAGGATATGAATTGGCAGATTCTAGTGAAAGAATAATGTTAGATGATTTAAAAATTAAAGATATTGAAGAAGCTCTAGATGTTAAAGTGATAATTACAGATTACACAGGAGAAGATTTAATTGATATATTAAATGAATATAAGGAGGAATTTTAATGGGTAAACCGATAGTTGCAATAGTTGGAAGACCTAATGTTGGTAAGTCAACATTATTTAATAGATTAGCAGGAAAGAGAATATCTATAGTACAAGATACTCCAGGAGTAACAAGAGATAGAGTATATGCTCAAGCAGAATGGTTAAATTATAATTTTACTATGATAGATACTGGTGGTATAGAACCAGAAAACAATGATATTATAGTAAAACAAATGAGAAGACAAGCGAATATTGCTATAGAAACTGCTGATGTAATAGTATTTATAGTTGATGGTAAAGAAGGGTTAACTGCTGCTGATGAAGAAGTGGCTACTATGTTAAGAAAGAGTAAAAAACCAGTAGTGTTAGTAGTTAATAAAATTGATTCTATAAAGTTTGAAGAAAATAGCTGGGAATTTTATAACTTAGGAATTGGTGATCCAATAACAATATCAGCATCACAAGGATTAGGTTTAGGTGATATGTTAGATAGAGTAGTTGAACATTTTGATAGAGCTGATGCCGATGCTGAAGATGATGAATACATAAGAATAGCTATGATTGGAAAACCTAATGTAGGAAAATCATCTTTAATAAATAAATTATTAGGTGAAGAAAGACTTATAGTGTCTGATGTTGCTGGAACAACTAGAGATGCCATTGATAGTTATTTGGAAACAGATGAAGGAAAGTTTATTTTAATTGATACGGCTGGATTAAGAAGAAAGAGTAAAGTCAAAGAAGAAATAGAAAGATATAGTGTTATAAGAACATATGCATCAATAGAAAGAGCCGATGTATGCATTCTTATGATAGATGCTCAAGAAGGTGTAACTGAACAAGATGAAAAAATAATAGGTTATGCTCATGAATTAAATAAGGCTATAATAGTTCTTGTTAATAAATGGGACCTTATAGATAAAGATGATAAAACTATGGATAAATTTAAGAAAGATTTACAAACAAACTTAAAGTTTATGCCATATGCTGAATATTTATTTATTTCAGCTTTAACAGGTCAAAGAACTCACAAAATTTTAGAATTAGCTAAAAAATGCTATAATAATTATAATAAGAGAGTATCTACAGGAATATTGAATGATGTAATAAGTCAGGCTATATTAATGAAGGAACCACCAGTTGTTGGTATTAAGAGAATGAAAATATACTATGCAACTCAAGTTGCAACTAAGCCACCGAAATTTGTATTCTTTGTTAATGATGCTAGTGCTTCACATTTTTCTTATGAAAGATATTTAGAAAATCAGTTGAGAAATAGTTTTGATTTTAAGGGAACTGGTATACAAATAGAATATAGACAAAGGAAGGAATAGTAATGAGCAATGTAAGTTTTATAGGTGGAGGGAGTTTTGGAACAGCTTTAGCTATATTGCTTGCTGAAAAGGGGAATACTGTAAGTATATATAATAGAAATAAAGAAGTTGTTGATGATATAAATATTAATAGAAGAAATGATAAATATATACGTAATTTAGAAATTTCAAGTAATATTGTAGCGTTTAATAATTTAGAAAAAGCAATTGAAAATGCAGAATATGTTGTTTTAGCGGTACCTTCTCATACAATACGTTCTATTTGTAGAAGTTTAAAAGATAAAATAAGTGAGAATACAATTATAATTTCAATTGCAAAAGGTATTGAAGAACATACTGATAAAAGATTATCCACTGTTATTAAAGAAGAGTTAAGTAATCCTATTGTTATTTTATCAGGACCGAGTCATGCAGAGGAAGTGGTATTAAAACTTCCAACAACACTTGTTGTTACATCAGAGTGTATGGAATGTGCAAGTGAAGTTCAAAGCTTGTTTATGACATCTTATTTTAGAGTTTATACAAATGAAGATTTAGTTGGTGTTGAGGTTGGAGGAGCAGTTAAAAATATAATTGCACTTGCAGCTGGAATTCTAGATGGGCTAGGATATGGAGATAATACTAAAGCTGCATTAATGACTAGGGGTATGAAAGAAATTTCTAGAATTGGTTTGGCTCTTGGAGGCAAAGAGGAAACTTTTTATGGTTTAACAGGAATGGGTGATCTCATAGTAACATGTACTTCGAAGCATTCTAGAAACAGAAAGGCTGGATTGCTTATAGGTAGTGGAATGCCAGTAGATGAAGCAATTAAAGAAATAGGTATGGTAGTTGAAGGGGTAAAAGCATGTAGAGCTTTTTACGAATTAAAAGAAAAAATGAAAGTATCCATGCCTATAACGGATATTTTATATAAAGTTTTATTCGAGAAAAAAGAACCAAAATTAGGGATTCAAGAACTGATGAATCGCGAGAAAAAAAGTGAAATATTTTAATAAGAAGTCCTAAAAAGAATTTTTTAACCATATAACTGTGTTAATGAAGTCTTTTTAGGACTTTTGTTATTTTAAATTTTATTTAATTTGTATATTTTTAGGATTTTAAGAATATATATATATTGGTAAAAAGAACAAGGAGGGAATAATGTGGACAGCTTTAACATATACAAAGATATAGCTGAAAGAACTCAAGGGGACATATATGTAGGAGTAGTTGGTCCAGTGAGAACTGGAAAATCAACTTTTATAAAGAAGTTTATGGACCTTATGGTAATACCAAAGATTGATAATGCTTATAAGAAAGAAAGAGCGAAAGACGAGTTACCACAAAGTGGTTCAGGTAAAAGTATTCATACAACAGAACCGAAATTTGTGCCAAATGAGGCAGTAGAAATAAATTTAGGTGATGAAACTAAATTTAAGGTTAGATTGGTAGATTGTGTAGGATACATTGTAAAAAGTGCATTGGGATATTTAGAAGGTGAAGAAAGTAAAATGGTACATACACCATGGTATGAGTATGAAATTCCTTTTGAAGATGCAGCAGAAATAGGTACTAGAAAGGTTATAAGTGATCATTCAACCATAGGATTAGTAATTACAACAGATGGAAGTATTACAGGAATACCAAGAGAAGATTATATGGAGGCAGAAGAAAGAGTCATAAATGAGCTTCAATCAATAAATAAACCATTTGTTGTTGTACTTAACACTAATAAACCAAATTCTCAAGAGACCAAAGCATTAAAGAATGAATTAGAAGCAAAATATAATGTGGCAGTAAAAATAATGGATATATATAATATGGGAGAAGAAGATATAGAAGATTTATTTGAATATGTACTTAGGGAATTTCCTGTAAAAGAAGTTAATATAGATATGCCAGAATGGTTAGAAAAATTAGATTATAATCATTGGTTAAAGAAGAATTTCTTTGATGTTATTTTAACTATGAGTAATGAAATTTCAAAGGTTAGAGATATTAAACATATATTAAATAGTTTTGAAGAAAAAGAATTTATGGGAACAACATCTATTAAAGAAGTTGACCTAGGCAATGGAACA
This region includes:
- the pstA gene encoding phosphate ABC transporter permease PstA, coding for MDAKKVDKIATVVFYIISIFIVALLGVFILYILYKGGKMIKPSFLFGKPKLTGSGGGIGPQLFNSFYMLIISLSITVPIGIGAGIYLAEYANEGKMLNIIRMSLETISSLPSIVIGMFGLLVFVNLAGWGYSILAGAISVSILNIPSMTRISENAIKVASKKVKEASLGLGASKWQTIAKLTVPIAMSEILTGIILSAGRIFGEAAAFLYTAGLSSGRLNFNQISLVGNKSAFSLFRPAETLAVHIWKLNSEGIVVDASQIANGTAAVLIIAVLLFNILARLLGNRLMKSYGGK
- the pstB gene encoding phosphate ABC transporter ATP-binding protein PstB, with translation MSIIRTKDLNLYYAENHALKNINMNINKNEVTALIGPSGCGKSTFLRTLNRMNDLIEIVRIKGEVLFEDKDIYKEYDEIYLRKRVGMVFQRPNPFPMSIYDNIAYGPRIHGTKNKKTLDEIVENSLKGAALWDETKDRLKQSAMKLSGGQQQRLCIARTLAVSPEVILMDEPTSALDPISTNKTEELIEQLKKDYTVVIVTHNMQQAGRIADKTAFFLSGEVVEFGKTEDIFYNPRDKRTEDYITGRFG
- the phoU gene encoding phosphate signaling complex protein PhoU, which codes for MTRESQDSRIKEINNQLLKMTSLVEKQIYDSMLSLKNNDSVKANKVIGYDDKVDELQKIIEEDCIKFIAMEQPLATDLRRVFTASKIVTDLERMADHAVDICKITKRLEKVVFKENINELWDMEVRVREMISLSIDAYIKDDVDFAYKICKMDDAIDDLYKRLFGICINEIKKNENLINQGTQLLFVIKYLERIADHVTNICEWTIFSKHGTYVDLNE
- a CDS encoding DUF512 domain-containing protein yields the protein MKNIITKVEQYSIAEEVGIEVNDSLISINEIPIGDIMDYKFLSADEEIVLKIEKVNGEIWEIEVEKEYGEDIGLEFGGGIMDKAKRCSNKCIFCFIDQLPPGMRETLYFKDDDSRLSFLQGNFVTLTNMKEEDIDRIIKYHISPINVSVHTTNPELRVKMLNNRFAGNILDRLKRLANAGITMNTQIVCIPGINNGNELKKTIEDLYELYPFVASVAVVPIGITKFREKLAHVNTFTKEQSALEIEMVKALQDKFMKEMNEPFVRLSDEFYIVSGKEIPNEDFYNGYEQLEDGVGVVRYFRDIIDDTIDNLDEKAKGSFSIATGALAYDEIMEARNKILKKNPNIKLDVYKVINNYFGETITITGLLTGTDIINQLKGKIRTKYLLMADCMFRKGYELADSSERIMLDDLKIKDIEEALDVKVIITDYTGEDLIDILNEYKEEF
- the der gene encoding ribosome biogenesis GTPase Der, producing the protein MGKPIVAIVGRPNVGKSTLFNRLAGKRISIVQDTPGVTRDRVYAQAEWLNYNFTMIDTGGIEPENNDIIVKQMRRQANIAIETADVIVFIVDGKEGLTAADEEVATMLRKSKKPVVLVVNKIDSIKFEENSWEFYNLGIGDPITISASQGLGLGDMLDRVVEHFDRADADAEDDEYIRIAMIGKPNVGKSSLINKLLGEERLIVSDVAGTTRDAIDSYLETDEGKFILIDTAGLRRKSKVKEEIERYSVIRTYASIERADVCILMIDAQEGVTEQDEKIIGYAHELNKAIIVLVNKWDLIDKDDKTMDKFKKDLQTNLKFMPYAEYLFISALTGQRTHKILELAKKCYNNYNKRVSTGILNDVISQAILMKEPPVVGIKRMKIYYATQVATKPPKFVFFVNDASASHFSYERYLENQLRNSFDFKGTGIQIEYRQRKE
- a CDS encoding NAD(P)H-dependent glycerol-3-phosphate dehydrogenase, with the protein product MSNVSFIGGGSFGTALAILLAEKGNTVSIYNRNKEVVDDININRRNDKYIRNLEISSNIVAFNNLEKAIENAEYVVLAVPSHTIRSICRSLKDKISENTIIISIAKGIEEHTDKRLSTVIKEELSNPIVILSGPSHAEEVVLKLPTTLVVTSECMECASEVQSLFMTSYFRVYTNEDLVGVEVGGAVKNIIALAAGILDGLGYGDNTKAALMTRGMKEISRIGLALGGKEETFYGLTGMGDLIVTCTSKHSRNRKAGLLIGSGMPVDEAIKEIGMVVEGVKACRAFYELKEKMKVSMPITDILYKVLFEKKEPKLGIQELMNREKKSEIF
- the spoIVA gene encoding stage IV sporulation protein A, with the protein product MDSFNIYKDIAERTQGDIYVGVVGPVRTGKSTFIKKFMDLMVIPKIDNAYKKERAKDELPQSGSGKSIHTTEPKFVPNEAVEINLGDETKFKVRLVDCVGYIVKSALGYLEGEESKMVHTPWYEYEIPFEDAAEIGTRKVISDHSTIGLVITTDGSITGIPREDYMEAEERVINELQSINKPFVVVLNTNKPNSQETKALKNELEAKYNVAVKIMDIYNMGEEDIEDLFEYVLREFPVKEVNIDMPEWLEKLDYNHWLKKNFFDVILTMSNEISKVRDIKHILNSFEEKEFMGTTSIKEVDLGNGTANILMKPKDGIFYKILSEICDLEVNSESDLLSIIKGLTYAKSEYDKVKDALEDVKEVGYGLVAPQLSEMKFEEPEIVKQGSKYGVKLKASAPSLHFIKCDIKTEISPIMGSEKESEELVKGLLEQFETDPAQLWQSNMFGKSLEVLVKEGLQNKLYKMPEDVQVKIQKTLQKIINEGNGGLICIIL